One stretch of Cellulomonas wangsupingiae DNA includes these proteins:
- a CDS encoding FadR/GntR family transcriptional regulator, with amino-acid sequence MARRTGLIDTAVEALRSRIGSGEWAVGSRIPPEPSLVELLGVGRNTVREAVQSLVHAGLLERRQGSGTYVLSSSELAVTMGRQIADARQRDVVSVRRALEMEAARLAARRRTADDASDLLAKRDARARAYDGGVLDEMVASDLELHRSIVRTAGNPVLRSLYDNLIEAIGDNIRFNFVTDAHAADAHDTLIEAIVAGDPERAAAETSGYLSGLLEDG; translated from the coding sequence ATGGCGCGACGCACCGGACTGATCGACACCGCCGTCGAGGCGTTGCGGTCACGCATCGGCTCGGGCGAGTGGGCCGTCGGGTCCCGGATCCCGCCGGAGCCGTCCCTGGTGGAGCTGCTGGGCGTCGGGCGCAACACCGTCCGGGAGGCGGTGCAGTCGCTGGTCCACGCCGGGCTGCTCGAGCGCCGGCAGGGCTCGGGGACGTACGTGCTGTCGTCCTCCGAGCTGGCCGTGACCATGGGCCGGCAGATCGCCGACGCCCGCCAGCGCGACGTCGTCTCCGTGCGCCGCGCCCTGGAGATGGAGGCGGCCCGCCTGGCCGCCCGCCGCCGCACCGCCGACGACGCGTCCGACCTGCTCGCCAAGCGCGACGCACGGGCTCGCGCGTACGACGGGGGCGTCCTCGACGAGATGGTCGCGAGCGACCTCGAGCTGCACCGCTCGATCGTGCGCACGGCCGGCAACCCCGTGCTGCGGTCCCTGTACGACAACCTCATCGAGGCCATCGGCGACAACATCCGGTTCAACTTCGTCACCGACGCGCACGCGGCCGACGCGCACGACACGCTCATCGAGGCCATCGTGGCCGGCGACCCGGAGCGCGCCGCGGCCGAGACGAGCGGGTACCTGTCGGGACTGCTCGAGGACGGCTGA
- a CDS encoding AI-2E family transporter, producing the protein MGLFGRRHSPLRVEAPPSPPPAPAPTGTLWSDGLGRVGTRSVQVLAVLAVAAVVVFALTRLTLVVIPVLIALVLAAAISPLVGAMRRRGVPSMLATWIALLALVALLAGVVWLVVRAVADQWDELSEQALDGFDELQTLVQGLPFNITAEQLDSVRESALGLLQSDAVGSGAVAGVSQTADFVAGFFIMVVVLFFFLKDGPKIWEFLLRPFEGERYERGRRVGDATVRTLGGYVRGTAIIAAVDAVGIGIGLALVGVPLVLPLSVLVFLLAFIPLVGATLAGILAALVALVAVGPVQALVVVGIVVLVNQLEGDFLQPVVMGRSLRLHPLVILFALTAGTVLAGVTGAVLAVPIAASVWRSIQVWDGPDLPARFARKKRAETV; encoded by the coding sequence ATGGGTCTGTTCGGTCGCCGCCACTCCCCGCTGCGGGTCGAGGCGCCCCCGAGCCCGCCCCCGGCACCGGCGCCCACCGGCACGCTGTGGTCCGACGGTCTGGGACGGGTCGGCACCCGCTCGGTGCAGGTGCTGGCGGTCCTCGCCGTCGCCGCGGTGGTGGTGTTCGCCCTGACCCGGCTCACCCTGGTGGTCATCCCGGTGCTCATCGCGCTGGTGCTGGCGGCCGCGATCTCCCCGCTCGTCGGGGCGATGCGCCGCCGCGGGGTGCCGTCGATGCTCGCGACGTGGATCGCGCTGCTGGCGCTCGTGGCGCTGCTGGCGGGCGTCGTGTGGCTGGTGGTGCGGGCCGTCGCCGACCAGTGGGACGAGCTGTCGGAGCAGGCGCTCGACGGGTTCGACGAGCTGCAGACCCTGGTGCAGGGCCTGCCGTTCAACATCACCGCCGAGCAGCTCGACTCGGTGCGCGAGTCCGCGCTGGGTCTGCTGCAGTCCGACGCCGTGGGATCGGGCGCCGTCGCGGGCGTCTCGCAGACCGCCGACTTCGTCGCCGGGTTCTTCATCATGGTCGTGGTCCTGTTCTTCTTCCTCAAGGACGGGCCGAAGATCTGGGAGTTCCTGCTGCGGCCCTTCGAGGGCGAGCGCTACGAGCGGGGCCGGCGCGTGGGCGACGCGACCGTGCGGACGCTCGGCGGCTACGTGCGGGGCACCGCGATCATCGCGGCGGTCGACGCCGTCGGCATCGGGATCGGGCTGGCGCTCGTCGGCGTGCCGCTGGTCCTGCCGCTGTCGGTCCTGGTGTTCCTGCTCGCGTTCATCCCGCTGGTCGGCGCGACGCTGGCCGGCATCCTCGCCGCGCTGGTCGCGCTCGTCGCGGTCGGACCGGTCCAGGCGCTGGTCGTCGTCGGGATCGTCGTGCTGGTGAACCAGCTCGAGGGCGACTTCCTGCAGCCGGTCGTCATGGGCCGCTCGCTGCGGCTGCACCCGCTGGTCATCCTGTTCGCACTGACGGCGGGCACGGTGCTCGCCGGCGTCACCGGCGCCGTGCTGGCCGTGCCGATCGCGGCCTCCGTGTGGCGCTCGATCCAGGTGTGGGACGGCCCCGACCTGCCCGCGCGGTTCGCCCGCAAGAAGCGAGCCGAGACGGTCTGA
- the adhE gene encoding bifunctional acetaldehyde-CoA/alcohol dehydrogenase translates to MSESIKKSSRAKASADAPAEVPSATTTGTALGIDDGDAVAQAVDALVAKATKALAQFESMTQEDVDRFVKKGAVAALEQHGHLAKLAVDETGRGVFEDKAVKNIFACEHVTNSMANLKTVGVINVDELNGITEIAEPVGVIAGITPVTNPTSTAIFKSLISLKTRNPIIFAFHPNAQQCSVAAARIVRDAAVAAGAPEDCIQWVETPSLAATGALMNHPGVATILATGGNAMVKAAYSCGKPALGVGAGNVPAYVEKSAKLARAINDIVLSKAFDNGVICASEQAAILDDEIYDAAMTEFARLHAYRATPAEKAKLERFIFGVEAGGENCGGAKLNPAVVGKSPVWIAEQAGFTVPADTSIILAEVSGVGPDEPLTREKLCPVLAVLRATSTEEGITLAERMVEFDGLGHSAAIHTRDDALTVEFGKRVKAIRVICNAPSSLGGIGDIYNAFIPSLTLGCGSYGHNSVSNNVSAVNLINVKRVGRRNNNLQWFKVPAKTYFEPNAIRYLADMADVERVTIVTDATMTTLGFVDKVLDVLRRRGNNVAVQIIDQVEPEPSVRTVQAGAAQMRHFRPDTIIALGGGSPMDAAKVMWLLYEHPEIVFSDLKQKFFDVRKRAFKFPVLGDLAKLVCIPTTSGTGAEVTPFAVISDPDAGKKYPLADYALTPTVAIIDPVLTSKMPRSLAADSGFDALTHATEAFVSVYANDFTDGMALQAIRLIFDNLAQSVNGDPADPATQDAREKMHNAGTIAGMAFGNAFLGIVHAMAHVIGSTYHLVHGRTNATLLPHVIRYNGTVPTKLTSWPKYESYVAPQRFQQIAQQLGLPASTPEEGVESYALAVEALRAKVGIPASFQAQGVDEREFVARLDEVAMGAYEDQCAPANPRMPMIDDMKDIMTAAYYGTSLEDVRSGRERAGA, encoded by the coding sequence GTGTCGGAGTCCATCAAGAAGAGCAGCCGCGCGAAGGCATCCGCCGACGCGCCCGCCGAGGTCCCCTCGGCCACCACCACCGGCACCGCGTTGGGGATCGACGACGGCGACGCCGTCGCGCAGGCCGTCGACGCGCTGGTCGCCAAGGCGACCAAGGCGCTGGCCCAGTTCGAGTCCATGACGCAGGAGGACGTCGACCGCTTCGTGAAGAAGGGCGCCGTCGCGGCCCTCGAGCAGCACGGGCACCTCGCCAAGCTCGCCGTCGACGAGACCGGCCGCGGCGTCTTCGAGGACAAGGCCGTGAAGAACATCTTCGCGTGCGAGCACGTCACCAACTCGATGGCGAACCTCAAGACGGTCGGCGTCATCAACGTCGACGAGCTCAACGGCATCACCGAGATCGCCGAGCCCGTCGGGGTGATCGCGGGCATCACGCCCGTCACCAACCCGACGTCGACCGCGATCTTCAAGTCGCTGATCTCGCTGAAGACCCGCAACCCGATCATCTTCGCCTTCCACCCCAACGCGCAGCAGTGCTCCGTGGCCGCAGCCCGCATCGTGCGCGACGCCGCGGTGGCGGCCGGCGCTCCCGAGGACTGCATCCAGTGGGTCGAGACGCCGTCGCTCGCCGCGACCGGCGCCCTCATGAACCACCCGGGGGTCGCCACGATCCTCGCCACCGGCGGCAACGCGATGGTCAAGGCCGCGTACTCGTGCGGCAAGCCCGCCCTGGGCGTCGGCGCCGGCAACGTGCCGGCGTACGTCGAGAAGTCCGCGAAGCTCGCCCGCGCGATCAACGACATCGTCCTGAGCAAGGCCTTCGACAACGGCGTCATCTGCGCCTCGGAGCAGGCCGCGATCCTCGACGACGAGATCTACGACGCCGCGATGACCGAGTTCGCCCGGCTGCACGCCTACCGGGCCACCCCGGCGGAGAAGGCGAAGCTCGAGCGCTTCATCTTCGGCGTCGAGGCCGGCGGCGAGAACTGCGGCGGTGCCAAGCTCAACCCCGCCGTCGTCGGCAAGTCGCCCGTCTGGATCGCCGAGCAGGCCGGGTTCACCGTCCCGGCGGACACGTCGATCATCCTGGCCGAGGTCTCCGGCGTCGGGCCGGACGAGCCGCTGACCCGCGAGAAGCTGTGCCCGGTGCTCGCGGTGCTGCGCGCCACCTCCACCGAGGAGGGCATCACCCTGGCCGAGCGCATGGTCGAGTTCGACGGCCTGGGCCACTCCGCCGCGATCCACACGCGGGACGACGCCCTGACGGTCGAGTTCGGCAAGCGCGTCAAGGCGATCCGCGTGATCTGCAACGCCCCGTCGTCGCTCGGCGGCATCGGTGACATCTACAACGCGTTCATCCCGTCGCTGACGCTGGGCTGCGGCTCCTACGGCCACAACTCGGTGTCGAACAACGTGTCGGCGGTGAACCTGATCAACGTCAAGCGCGTGGGCCGGAGGAACAACAACTTGCAGTGGTTCAAGGTCCCCGCCAAGACGTACTTCGAGCCGAACGCCATCCGCTACCTCGCGGACATGGCCGACGTCGAGCGCGTCACCATCGTCACGGACGCGACCATGACGACCCTCGGCTTCGTCGACAAGGTGCTCGACGTCCTGCGCCGCCGCGGCAACAACGTGGCCGTGCAGATCATCGACCAGGTCGAGCCGGAGCCGTCCGTCCGGACGGTCCAGGCGGGCGCGGCGCAGATGCGTCACTTCCGTCCCGACACGATCATCGCGCTGGGCGGCGGCTCGCCCATGGACGCCGCGAAGGTCATGTGGCTGCTGTACGAGCACCCGGAGATCGTGTTCTCCGACCTCAAGCAGAAGTTCTTCGACGTCCGCAAGCGTGCCTTCAAGTTCCCCGTGCTGGGTGACCTGGCCAAGCTCGTCTGCATCCCGACCACGTCGGGCACCGGCGCCGAGGTCACGCCGTTCGCGGTCATCTCCGACCCCGACGCGGGCAAGAAGTACCCGCTGGCGGACTACGCGCTGACGCCGACGGTCGCGATCATCGACCCGGTCCTCACCTCGAAGATGCCGCGCTCGCTGGCCGCGGACTCGGGCTTCGACGCCCTGACGCACGCCACCGAGGCGTTCGTGTCGGTCTACGCCAACGACTTCACCGACGGCATGGCGCTGCAGGCGATCCGGCTGATCTTCGACAACCTGGCGCAGTCGGTGAACGGCGACCCGGCGGACCCGGCCACGCAGGACGCCCGCGAGAAGATGCACAACGCCGGGACGATCGCCGGCATGGCGTTCGGCAACGCGTTCCTCGGCATCGTCCACGCGATGGCGCACGTCATCGGCTCGACGTACCACCTGGTGCACGGCCGCACGAACGCCACGCTGCTGCCGCACGTGATCCGCTACAACGGCACCGTCCCGACCAAGCTCACGAGCTGGCCGAAGTACGAGTCCTACGTCGCCCCGCAGCGGTTCCAGCAGATCGCGCAGCAGCTCGGCCTGCCGGCGTCGACGCCCGAGGAGGGTGTCGAGTCCTACGCGCTGGCCGTCGAGGCGCTGCGCGCCAAGGTCGGCATCCCGGCGTCGTTCCAGGCGCAGGGCGTCGACGAGCGGGAGTTCGTCGCACGGCTCGACGAGGTCGCCATGGGCGCCTACGAGGACCAGTGCGCACCGGCGAACCCGCGCATGCCGATGATCGACGACATGAAGGACATCATGACCGCGGCGTACTACGGCACGTCACTGGAGGACGTGCGTAGCGGCCGCGAGCGGGCGGGGGCCTGA
- the lysA gene encoding diaminopimelate decarboxylase: MTAGPLGLPWSSGAVRGADGAVRVAGVDVRDLAAAHGTPAYVVDEADLRARARGYREAFEAACAQVGTGVDVYYAGKALLTRAVARWVHEEGLRVDTASGGELAVALAAGVPGEHLGLHGNNKSDDELRAALDAGVGRIIVDSLVEVDRLAALVRDHRGAGGAPAPVMVRVTTGVHAGGHEFISTAHEDQKFGLSLAAGPDGGDSPALTALLRVLDHPELHLLGIHSHIGSQILDSSGFAVAAHRVLELRARLRDRAGVLVDEVDLGGGYGIAYLPGGVPLDPDRIAKEVAQAVADAARELGTPLPRLSIEPGRAIVGPAGLTLYTVGTVKPVRLDDGRVRTYVSVDGGMSDNIRPALYGAQYHADVVSRASDAERVLARVVGKHCESGDIVVHEVLLPGDVRAGDLLAVAATGAYGRSMASNYNLLTRPPVVAVTAGESRVLVRRETVDDLLALDVCAT, from the coding sequence GTGACCGCCGGGCCGCTCGGCCTGCCCTGGTCGTCCGGTGCCGTGCGCGGCGCCGACGGTGCCGTGCGGGTGGCGGGCGTCGACGTGCGCGACCTCGCGGCCGCCCACGGGACACCGGCGTACGTCGTCGACGAGGCCGACCTGCGGGCCCGTGCGCGCGGCTACCGCGAGGCGTTCGAGGCGGCGTGCGCGCAGGTCGGCACGGGCGTCGACGTGTACTACGCGGGCAAGGCGCTCCTCACGCGCGCCGTGGCGCGCTGGGTGCACGAGGAGGGTCTGCGCGTCGACACCGCCAGCGGCGGCGAGCTCGCCGTCGCGCTCGCGGCCGGCGTCCCGGGCGAGCACCTGGGCCTGCACGGCAACAACAAGTCCGACGACGAGCTGCGTGCTGCGCTCGACGCGGGCGTCGGACGGATCATCGTCGACTCGCTCGTCGAGGTGGACCGCCTCGCCGCGCTCGTGCGGGACCACCGCGGGGCCGGGGGCGCGCCGGCGCCGGTGATGGTCCGCGTCACGACCGGCGTGCACGCCGGCGGGCACGAGTTCATCTCGACGGCCCACGAGGACCAGAAGTTCGGGCTGTCCCTGGCGGCGGGTCCGGACGGCGGCGACAGCCCTGCGCTGACCGCGCTGCTGCGGGTGCTCGACCACCCCGAGCTGCACCTGCTCGGCATCCACTCGCACATCGGCTCGCAGATCCTCGACTCCTCGGGGTTCGCGGTCGCGGCGCACCGCGTGCTCGAGCTGCGGGCGAGGTTGCGGGACCGGGCGGGCGTGCTCGTCGACGAGGTCGACCTCGGCGGCGGCTACGGCATCGCGTACCTGCCGGGGGGCGTCCCGCTCGACCCCGACCGCATCGCGAAGGAGGTCGCGCAGGCCGTCGCCGACGCGGCGCGCGAGCTGGGCACGCCGCTGCCCCGTCTGTCGATCGAGCCCGGTCGCGCGATCGTCGGCCCGGCGGGGCTGACGCTGTACACGGTCGGCACGGTCAAGCCGGTCCGCCTCGACGACGGGCGCGTGCGCACGTACGTCTCCGTCGACGGCGGCATGAGCGACAACATCCGTCCCGCGCTGTACGGCGCGCAGTACCACGCGGACGTCGTCTCACGGGCGTCGGACGCCGAGCGGGTGCTGGCGCGTGTCGTCGGCAAGCACTGCGAGAGCGGCGACATCGTGGTCCACGAGGTGCTGCTGCCGGGCGACGTGCGGGCGGGCGACCTGCTGGCCGTGGCCGCGACGGGCGCCTACGGCCGGTCGATGGCGTCGAACTACAACCTGCTGACGCGGCCACCGGTGGTCGCGGTGACGGCGGGGGAGTCGCGGGTGCTCGTGCGCCGCGAGACGGTGGACGACCTGCTGGCGCTGGACGTCTGCGCCACCTGA
- a CDS encoding DUF4178 domain-containing protein, translating to MVMVRAGQPIPRTRVRVGRTLGRRDGWQAVARGCVTLQEGDAATPVRNAWEEWHLRDAQDVDHRLAYHYGTGAVMLSRVEQVPEPLDPRALRAGEEVVVTLDGRPQRLRVDRAAVAEVFHVVGEPTPPLRVGDPVAHAELHGPDVVLTVQDAGRGVEVHRGTVLDKWEQKAVLGRDVGPRMNRFLVVAGWAAVFVLLFNLLNACMPDDLRVGAAGAVRAVVVPAAAGQVPTG from the coding sequence GTGGTGATGGTCCGCGCCGGGCAGCCGATCCCGCGGACCCGCGTCCGCGTGGGCCGCACGCTGGGACGACGCGACGGGTGGCAGGCCGTCGCCCGCGGCTGCGTCACGCTGCAGGAGGGCGACGCCGCGACACCGGTCCGGAACGCCTGGGAGGAGTGGCACCTGCGCGACGCGCAGGACGTCGACCACCGCCTCGCCTACCACTACGGGACCGGAGCGGTGATGCTGTCCCGGGTCGAGCAGGTCCCCGAGCCCCTCGACCCCCGCGCGCTGCGGGCGGGCGAGGAGGTCGTCGTCACGCTCGACGGACGGCCCCAGCGCCTGCGGGTCGACAGAGCGGCGGTCGCGGAGGTCTTCCACGTCGTCGGGGAGCCCACGCCCCCGCTGCGGGTGGGCGACCCGGTCGCGCACGCCGAGCTGCACGGGCCGGACGTCGTGCTCACGGTGCAGGACGCCGGACGCGGCGTCGAGGTCCACCGCGGCACGGTGCTGGACAAGTGGGAGCAGAAGGCGGTGCTGGGCCGGGACGTGGGGCCCCGCATGAACCGCTTCCTGGTGGTCGCGGGCTGGGCGGCCGTGTTCGTGCTGCTGTTCAACCTGCTGAACGCCTGCATGCCCGACGACCTCAGGGTCGGCGCGGCCGGAGCCGTCCGCGCGGTGGTCGTCCCCGCCGCAGCCGGCCAGGTCCCGACCGGCTGA
- the argS gene encoding arginine--tRNA ligase: MTPDQLADALRGALVHAVDDGTFALDPAAIPARVHIERPRQREHGDWSTNVALQLAKKAGVNPRAFAEELARRLADVPGIAAVEIAGPGFLNIRLDAAAAGELARGIVEQGADYGTNETFAGLKVNLEFVSANPTGPLHIGGVRWAAVGDALARVLTASGADVTREYYFNDHGAQIDRFARSLLARARGEEAPEDGYGGQYIAEIADQVIADALAAGEPDPRTLPDDEAREAFRARGVELMFGEIRQSLHDFGVDFDVYFHEDSLHESGAVDRAVARLRESGHMFEADGALWLRTTDFGDDKDRVVIKSDGQAAYIAGDIAYYLDKRERGFDRVVIMLGSDHHGYVGRMMAVCAAFGDTPHVNLEILIGQLVNLVKDGEPVRMSKRAGTIITIDDLVEAVGVDAARYALSRSSSDQQIDLDLDLLAKATNENPVYYVQYAHARTAAVARNAAESGVRREDGFDGSTLDHESEAVLLGLLAELPRIVAQAADLREPHRVARYAEDVAGAYHKWYDQKRRVVPWGEEEVTDAHRTRLWLNDATRQVLANALGMLGVSAPERM, encoded by the coding sequence GTGACTCCCGATCAGCTCGCCGACGCACTGCGCGGCGCTCTCGTGCACGCCGTCGACGACGGCACGTTCGCCCTCGACCCGGCCGCGATCCCGGCCCGTGTGCACATCGAGCGACCCCGCCAGCGCGAGCACGGCGACTGGTCGACGAACGTCGCGCTGCAGCTCGCGAAGAAGGCCGGCGTCAACCCGCGCGCCTTCGCCGAGGAGCTCGCGCGCCGTCTGGCGGACGTCCCCGGCATCGCGGCCGTCGAGATCGCGGGACCCGGGTTCCTCAACATCCGCCTCGACGCGGCCGCCGCCGGAGAGCTCGCGCGCGGCATCGTCGAGCAGGGTGCCGACTACGGGACCAACGAGACGTTCGCAGGCCTCAAGGTCAACCTCGAGTTCGTCTCGGCCAACCCCACGGGTCCGCTGCACATCGGCGGCGTGCGCTGGGCGGCGGTCGGCGACGCGCTCGCCCGCGTGCTGACCGCGTCCGGCGCCGACGTCACGCGCGAGTACTACTTCAACGACCACGGCGCGCAGATCGACCGCTTCGCGCGGTCCCTCCTGGCCCGCGCCCGCGGCGAGGAGGCCCCCGAGGACGGCTACGGCGGCCAGTACATCGCCGAGATCGCGGACCAGGTGATCGCCGACGCGCTCGCGGCCGGTGAGCCGGACCCGCGCACGCTCCCGGACGACGAGGCGCGCGAGGCGTTCCGCGCCCGCGGCGTCGAGCTGATGTTCGGCGAGATCCGCCAGTCGCTGCACGACTTCGGCGTCGACTTCGACGTGTACTTCCACGAGGACTCGCTGCACGAGTCCGGTGCCGTGGACCGCGCGGTGGCGCGCCTGCGCGAGTCCGGCCACATGTTCGAGGCCGACGGCGCGCTGTGGCTGCGGACCACGGACTTCGGGGACGACAAGGACCGCGTCGTCATCAAGTCCGACGGTCAGGCCGCCTACATCGCCGGCGACATCGCCTACTACCTCGACAAGCGCGAGCGCGGCTTCGACCGCGTCGTCATCATGCTGGGCTCGGACCACCACGGGTACGTGGGTCGCATGATGGCCGTGTGCGCGGCGTTCGGGGACACCCCGCACGTGAACCTCGAGATCCTCATCGGCCAGCTCGTGAACCTCGTCAAGGACGGGGAGCCGGTGCGCATGTCGAAGCGCGCGGGCACGATCATCACGATCGACGACCTGGTCGAGGCCGTCGGCGTCGACGCCGCGCGCTACGCGCTGTCGCGCTCGTCGTCGGACCAGCAGATCGACCTGGACCTCGACCTGCTCGCGAAGGCGACCAACGAGAACCCGGTCTACTACGTGCAGTACGCGCACGCGCGCACGGCGGCCGTCGCGCGCAACGCCGCCGAGTCCGGCGTGCGCCGTGAGGACGGGTTCGACGGGTCGACGCTCGACCACGAGTCCGAGGCCGTGCTGCTGGGCCTGCTCGCGGAGCTGCCGCGGATCGTCGCGCAGGCGGCCGACCTGCGCGAGCCGCACCGCGTCGCCCGCTACGCCGAGGACGTCGCCGGCGCGTACCACAAGTGGTACGACCAGAAGCGGCGCGTGGTGCCGTGGGGCGAGGAGGAGGTCACCGACGCGCACCGCACGCGCCTGTGGCTCAACGACGCGACGCGCCAGGTGCTCGCGAACGCGCTCGGCATGCTCGGGGTGAGCGCGCCGGAGCGGATGTGA
- a CDS encoding homoserine dehydrogenase produces the protein MALTPGTLPPLRVAVLGCGVVGTEVVRRLVTEGEELAARVGARLELVGVAVRSLDAERDPVVDRSLLTTDAESLVTKADVVVELMGGVEPARALVLRAVEHGASVVTANKALLAQDGPTLYAAADAAGVDLYFEAAVAGAIPIVRPVRESLAGDTVQRVVGIVNGTTNYVLDAMTTAGLGLEEAVAQAQALGYAEADPTADVEGFDAAAKAAILASLAFHTRVALDDVDRAGITALTADDVTWAGRTGHVLKLLAVAERATSAEGRDGVLVRVRPTLVPAEHPLAGVRQAFNAVFVEAEAAGELMFYGRGAGGAPTSSAVLGDLVSVARHRVLGGKGPVESSHADLPVLDGGQARSRYQVRLLVDDRPGVLARVAAELAAQDVSVESVRQTLQVAGDDASATLVITTHTAPEHALRATVDAVAALDVVRRVVSVLPVL, from the coding sequence GTGGCCCTCACCCCCGGCACCCTCCCGCCCCTGCGCGTCGCCGTCCTCGGCTGCGGAGTCGTCGGCACGGAGGTCGTGCGCCGGCTGGTCACGGAGGGCGAGGAGCTCGCCGCGCGCGTCGGCGCCCGGCTCGAGCTCGTCGGCGTCGCGGTCCGCTCGCTCGACGCCGAGCGCGACCCGGTGGTCGACCGCTCGCTGCTGACCACGGACGCCGAGTCGCTCGTCACGAAGGCCGACGTCGTCGTCGAGCTGATGGGCGGCGTGGAACCGGCCCGCGCGCTCGTGCTGCGTGCCGTCGAGCACGGCGCGTCCGTCGTCACCGCCAACAAGGCGCTGCTCGCGCAGGACGGGCCCACGCTGTACGCGGCCGCCGACGCCGCCGGTGTCGACCTGTACTTCGAGGCCGCGGTCGCCGGCGCGATCCCGATCGTGCGTCCCGTGCGCGAGTCGCTCGCGGGCGACACGGTGCAGCGCGTGGTGGGGATCGTCAACGGCACGACCAACTACGTCCTCGACGCCATGACGACGGCAGGGCTCGGCCTCGAGGAGGCGGTCGCCCAGGCGCAGGCGCTCGGCTACGCGGAGGCGGACCCCACCGCCGACGTCGAGGGGTTCGACGCCGCCGCGAAGGCGGCCATCCTCGCGTCGCTGGCCTTCCACACCCGCGTCGCGCTGGACGACGTCGACCGCGCCGGCATCACGGCGCTGACCGCGGACGACGTCACGTGGGCCGGCCGCACGGGGCACGTCCTGAAGCTCCTCGCCGTCGCCGAGCGCGCCACGTCCGCCGAGGGGCGTGACGGCGTACTCGTGCGGGTGCGCCCCACGCTCGTGCCCGCCGAGCACCCGCTCGCCGGCGTCCGGCAGGCCTTCAACGCGGTGTTCGTCGAGGCCGAGGCCGCGGGAGAGCTCATGTTCTACGGCCGCGGCGCGGGCGGCGCCCCGACGTCGTCCGCCGTGCTCGGCGACCTGGTGTCCGTGGCCCGGCACCGGGTGCTCGGCGGCAAGGGGCCCGTCGAGTCGTCGCACGCCGACCTGCCCGTGCTCGACGGCGGGCAGGCGCGCTCCCGCTACCAGGTGCGCCTGCTGGTCGACGACCGGCCCGGCGTGCTGGCCCGCGTCGCCGCCGAGCTCGCCGCGCAGGACGTGTCCGTCGAGTCGGTGCGCCAGACCCTGCAGGTCGCCGGCGACGACGCGTCGGCCACCCTCGTCATCACGACGCACACCGCACCGGAGCACGCGCTGCGCGCGACGGTCGACGCGGTCGCGGCGCTCGACGTCGTGCGACGCGTCGTGTCCGTGCTGCCCGTGCTCTGA
- a CDS encoding heme oxygenase (biliverdin-producing) — MTATTEQVLDPAPDVPLSAALRTGTREDHEAAERSTFVERLVDGSLPLAGYVDLAAQQHAVYVALEAAGERLAAAGTDGDLVFAELVRVPAIEADLAHLLGDDWRTRARVLPATAAYVARLDAVGDDLPRYAAHAYTRYLGDLSGGQVLKRMIERHHGLRGDGVSFYDFPQIHKLKPFKDVYRERLDALALTPAQRADVVAEARVAFRLNRAVFADLAAAHGL, encoded by the coding sequence ATGACCGCCACGACCGAGCAGGTCCTCGACCCGGCGCCCGACGTCCCGCTGTCCGCGGCCCTGCGCACCGGGACGCGGGAGGACCACGAGGCCGCCGAGCGCTCGACCTTCGTCGAGCGCCTGGTCGACGGCTCCCTGCCGCTCGCCGGGTACGTGGACCTCGCCGCCCAGCAGCACGCCGTCTACGTCGCGCTGGAGGCGGCCGGCGAGCGGCTCGCCGCCGCCGGGACCGACGGCGACCTGGTGTTCGCCGAGCTGGTGCGGGTGCCCGCCATCGAGGCGGACCTGGCCCACCTGCTCGGCGACGACTGGCGCACGCGGGCGCGCGTGCTGCCCGCCACGGCCGCCTACGTCGCGCGGCTCGACGCCGTCGGCGACGACCTGCCCCGCTACGCCGCGCACGCGTACACGCGCTATCTCGGGGACCTGTCCGGCGGGCAGGTGCTCAAGCGCATGATCGAGCGCCACCACGGCCTGCGCGGCGACGGCGTGTCCTTCTACGACTTCCCGCAGATCCACAAGCTCAAGCCGTTCAAGGACGTCTACCGGGAGCGGCTCGACGCGCTGGCGCTGACGCCCGCGCAGCGCGCGGACGTCGTCGCCGAGGCGCGCGTCGCGTTCCGGCTGAACCGTGCGGTGTTCGCGGACCTCGCGGCGGCGCACGGCCTGTGA